The Oncorhynchus mykiss isolate Arlee chromosome 10, USDA_OmykA_1.1, whole genome shotgun sequence nucleotide sequence CCATGCGCAGAGAAATAACACAATtgtatgttttacagtaatgTAATATGGAGAATAGGGCATTCTTAAAATCATTATTTGGCGGGGTAAATAAATTATATTAAAATCATCCATGGCGGGATGGAGAATAATACATAATACAAATAGTTTTAACAATCATATCTGTTTTGACGATGAAGGTGTTAATGGCTTCACACCCAACCCAATTCGTTGTAGGATTTATAACACCTGTTTCTGAATAAAAATCTACATTTCAACAAGCATGATGTCTAAAATGTTTGTGACATCTCAGAAATGGACAAGGGGGGAAAAAAGTTTTGGGATAGAAcaaatatataattcacaagcaATACAATGATGTATAGGAAGAAGCCTAAATGCAGTTTCCCCTTGGAATGTTGAGCCTATCGTTTTAATAAAACAGTGTCGCATATTGCACATACAACTatgttagaggaaaaacaaataaATGTACAAACTTCAAATTCAACTGACATTCAATTATCCTTTCATATTAcgttatatttatatattatatttgagtcTTGAAATTGTTATACATTAAATTACTGTAACATTTGTAAATGTTGCACTCATTATCCCGTTCTGCTGTAAAATAACCAACTTTAAAATGTTCTTAAGTAAATGGTTGGATGTCAAATTAAAATAGCTAAACATTTCACAGAGTTTAGACTAACTTCTGGTGGAGAACTGGTGGAATTTCACCTCCTATTCAAAGGGAATTCTCCACGCCTAAACTCACTCAAATGACATAGTCACAGAAACACCCAATGAGAGCAGACATGGGTGTTGCTGTAGTACTATAAATTGATCAGGTGAGACAGGTGTCAGGTTGTGATGCACCTGCACTGGACACTAAATACAGAGTGAAAGGAAAATACCTCTCAGCTGGAAACAGAGGAACAAATAATACTGAAGAAAAGCGAGAtccagatttatttattttttaccagaGCCATTTATTAGACTGAAGAGACCAGCTGCCAATCCAAGGATCAGTCTGTGGGTGAGCATGATGTCGTTTGTGCCACAGGGCCTCTCCCCACCTCCTTGTGGAACCCAGTACCCTAGCCTCGAACAGGAGCCTCCAGAGTTCAGCCTGTACAGCAACAACTTCTACAGCACTCCAACCCTGCCTAGCCCGCAGCAGGCCACCCCTACTTCCTACGACCTGGGAGACTACACCAGCCCTCCTTCCAACCCTTACTTGTGGTTCAACGGCCCAGAGCTCAACAGTGTTCCCTACCTAGGTGGGCCCACAGGGCCAGTCTGTGGGCCCTATGTGCCCCAACTCTACAACATGCAGAGGCCCTATCTGGGTGCTGGCGCGCCGAGGGGTGGTGTAGGGGACCTGAGCTGGTTCTCCATGCCCTCTCAGGAGGAGCTGATGAAGCTAGCCAGGCCACCTTACTCCTACTCTGCCCTTATTGCCATGGCGATCCACGGGGGCCAAGACAGACGGCTCACCCTGAGCCAGATCTACCAATATGTTGCAGACAACTTCCCCTTCTACAACAAGAGCAAGGCCGGGTGGCAGAACTCTATCCgccacaacctctccctcaacgactGCTTCAAGAAGGTGCCCCGAGATGAGGATGATCCAGGTAAGAACGTTTGGAACTTGGTTTTTAAAATGTATCTTTTAATTTCAAGGTGTTCCATGCCTACTCAATGTTTGGGAAGTGTATACACGTACAGTATAACCTTGAAAAAAAGACAAATATTAACTCTTGCCTAACTATGTGAGAGCAACTCCTTAACAAAAATGACTTATGTGTCTCCTTATAGGCAAGGGTAACTACTGGACCCTGGATCCCAACTGTGAGAAGATGTTTGACAACGGCAACTTCCGTcgcaagaggaagaggaagtcGGACTCCCTGCCTGGTGAGGGGGGCTCCTCAGGTTCTGAGTCGTTAGAGTCCAGCCCCaaacaccacaacaacatgaATGACGTTTCCAGCTCCTCCGAGCGCggcccctcccccatctcctcagCCCCCTCCCTCTGCCTGAACAGCTTCCTGTCTCAGATGGCTGAAGTGGGGACGGTATCAAACACAGTAGTGTCAGATACCCTCCACAGACCTAGCCTGGCTACAGAGCTGTCCCAACGGGTCTCTCCGGCCCAGAGATACGGCTCCTACTCCCCCAATGCTCCGACGCCTCAGTGGGAGGTCTGTATGTCCCATCCACAGCAGCCTAccatttcctcctctcctcccctctaccctgCGGGCTACAGTGACTCTGTCCTCACCCAGCTCAGCAGCCAACTATACCCAGCCCTGGACTCTGCCTCAATGCTTTACCCACGGGAAGGCACAGAGGTGTAAAGCACAACTGATACATCTactgggtcgttccaccaattagGTGCCTTCGAGTACTTTAATTTGCcagatttaaaaacaaaaaaattcaCCTacttttaacattctgtcataaagagcactgGTTCAACTTAATGAAAAACACCCTTTCCCATCtgaataggcagttaacccactgttcctaggccgtcattgtaaataagaatttgttcttaactgacttgcctagttaaataaaggttaaaaaaaaatgtttaaaaaaaaaataataataagtgccaagtaacagggttgaccatctTAAATgagccataaatccccttgtgacagggggaatggaagcgtgttgtgtgcaacagggaggggcaattgaaaGCAAAGCTTCACAAATTAGTGtctattgataaaaaaaataattctagcctgtctatctatgggtaacaggatTGAGGTATTATGCTCGACCCGCttagttttccaccacaaaacagaTTGTAgagccagctcacctgc carries:
- the foxi3a gene encoding forkhead box protein I3a, which codes for MMSFVPQGLSPPPCGTQYPSLEQEPPEFSLYSNNFYSTPTLPSPQQATPTSYDLGDYTSPPSNPYLWFNGPELNSVPYLGGPTGPVCGPYVPQLYNMQRPYLGAGAPRGGVGDLSWFSMPSQEELMKLARPPYSYSALIAMAIHGGQDRRLTLSQIYQYVADNFPFYNKSKAGWQNSIRHNLSLNDCFKKVPRDEDDPGKGNYWTLDPNCEKMFDNGNFRRKRKRKSDSLPGEGGSSGSESLESSPKHHNNMNDVSSSSERGPSPISSAPSLCLNSFLSQMAEVGTVSNTVVSDTLHRPSLATELSQRVSPAQRYGSYSPNAPTPQWEVCMSHPQQPTISSSPPLYPAGYSDSVLTQLSSQLYPALDSASMLYPREGTEV